One Nocardioides oleivorans DNA segment encodes these proteins:
- a CDS encoding pyridoxal phosphate-dependent decarboxylase family protein, which translates to MRSPWQHLFHPANAGRYREAVGSAVDHLVDHLGETGGRPLTGISPREAAARATDVDLDRPIGDGPEALAELSRLWLDDAIWFHEPAAAAHLNCPVVIPALAAEVFISGVNSSLDTFDQSAGATFIERHLVDWTAARIGYDDRADGVFTTGGTQSNLQALLLARGQQEGRAPERLRIFASADGHFSVQKAARILGLGDESVVPVAVDVSRRMDPAALSRALGDAAAAGLTPMAVVATAGTTDFGAIDPLPEVAALAKAHGAWFHVDAAYGGGLLVSPRRRSWLAGIELADSVSIDYHKTWFQPVSCSALVVRDGATLGHVTWHADYLNPKDSAHPNQVDKSLQTTRRFEALKLWMTLRVMGADAIGEHLDTVLDLADAVAAELTAMPDIDVAAAPQLSTIVFRHVPGPDRDEDGLARHNAAIRAELFDDGRALVAATRVDGRAYLKLTLLNPIATVDDVLGVVAMVRETGERLQERPTAPRPRGGRLAVAR; encoded by the coding sequence GTGCGCTCACCTTGGCAGCACCTCTTCCACCCCGCCAACGCGGGGCGCTACCGCGAGGCCGTCGGCTCGGCGGTGGACCACCTCGTCGACCACCTCGGCGAGACCGGCGGCCGCCCGCTGACCGGGATCTCGCCGCGCGAGGCCGCCGCCCGCGCGACCGACGTCGATCTCGACCGTCCGATCGGCGACGGCCCGGAGGCGCTCGCGGAGCTCTCGCGCCTGTGGCTCGACGACGCGATCTGGTTCCACGAGCCCGCCGCGGCGGCCCACCTCAACTGCCCGGTGGTCATCCCCGCGCTCGCCGCCGAGGTCTTCATCAGCGGCGTGAACTCCAGCCTCGACACCTTCGACCAGAGCGCCGGCGCGACCTTCATCGAGCGCCACCTCGTCGACTGGACCGCCGCCCGGATCGGGTACGACGACCGCGCGGACGGGGTCTTCACCACCGGTGGGACCCAGTCGAACCTCCAGGCCCTCCTGCTGGCCCGCGGCCAGCAGGAGGGCCGTGCGCCCGAGCGCCTGCGGATCTTCGCCAGCGCCGACGGCCACTTCTCGGTCCAGAAGGCCGCCCGGATCCTCGGGCTCGGCGACGAGTCGGTCGTCCCGGTCGCGGTCGACGTCTCGCGCCGGATGGACCCGGCCGCGCTCTCGAGGGCCCTGGGTGACGCGGCAGCGGCCGGCCTGACCCCGATGGCCGTCGTGGCCACCGCCGGCACCACGGACTTCGGCGCGATCGACCCGCTGCCGGAGGTGGCGGCGCTGGCGAAGGCCCACGGCGCGTGGTTCCACGTCGACGCGGCCTACGGCGGCGGGCTGCTCGTCTCGCCGCGCCGTCGCAGCTGGCTGGCCGGCATCGAGCTGGCGGACTCGGTGTCGATCGACTACCACAAGACCTGGTTCCAGCCGGTCTCCTGCAGCGCCCTCGTCGTCCGCGACGGCGCAACGCTCGGCCACGTCACCTGGCACGCCGACTACCTCAACCCGAAGGACTCCGCGCACCCCAACCAGGTCGACAAGAGCCTCCAGACCACGCGCCGCTTCGAGGCGCTCAAGCTCTGGATGACCCTGCGCGTGATGGGCGCCGACGCGATCGGCGAGCACCTCGACACCGTCCTCGACCTCGCCGACGCGGTCGCCGCCGAGCTCACCGCGATGCCCGACATCGACGTCGCCGCCGCACCGCAGCTGAGCACGATCGTGTTCCGCCACGTGCCGGGTCCCGATCGGGACGAGGACGGGCTCGCTCGCCACAACGCCGCCATCCGTGCCGAGCTCTTCGACGACGGCCGCGCGCTCGTCGCGGCCACCAGGGTCGACGGGCGCGCGTACCTCAAGCTCACCCTGCTCAACCCGATCGCGACCGTCGACGACGTGCTCGGCGTCGTCGCGATGGTGCGCGAGACCGGCGAGCGGCTGCAGGAGCGCCCCACGGCCCCGCGCCCGCGCGGGGGACGACTGGCGGTGGCGCGATGA
- a CDS encoding amidohydrolase, with protein MLIRNARLVAVTDVVPGLVDVRVEDGRVVEVGPGLADDEHPGEQKHDASGRWLSPGMWDQHVHLGQWTLASARLDLAPARSSAEAVALVRERLEEWPDLPVIGWGHRPTAWPENPAVSDLDAIGTDQPIVLIAGDGHHGWLNTTALHMLALSTRDSVVSEAEWFMAYGRLASVLGTDGTGPDAYRRSMEAAAAQGVVGLVDLEFSGGVADWAARWAEGASLLRIRHACYADGLDDVLARGLRSGDPLADDPRLTMGPLKIISDGSLNTRTAWCCEPYAEKAVPGAEEGQPNQSPDELRALLARAADGGLDVAVHAIGDRAVTEALAAFADTGARGGIEHVQLTTRDDVRRMAELGIRASVQPAHLLDDRDVTERLWPGRAERCFPLRWMLDAGVDVVLGSDAPVSPLDPWLAIAAAVHRSGDEREPWHPEQSVTAREALAASTDGWGTVAAGHPADLVLLDADPLDGASDREHGLRLREFASHVAVTWVAGEVAYSREPL; from the coding sequence ATGCTGATCCGCAACGCCCGGCTCGTCGCCGTGACCGACGTCGTGCCCGGCCTCGTCGACGTACGGGTCGAGGACGGGCGGGTGGTGGAGGTCGGGCCCGGGCTCGCCGACGACGAGCACCCGGGCGAGCAGAAGCACGACGCCTCCGGGCGCTGGCTGTCGCCGGGGATGTGGGACCAGCACGTGCACCTCGGCCAGTGGACCCTCGCCTCCGCCCGGCTCGACCTCGCACCGGCCCGGTCGAGCGCCGAGGCGGTGGCGTTGGTGCGCGAGCGGCTCGAGGAGTGGCCCGACCTGCCGGTGATCGGGTGGGGGCACCGGCCGACCGCCTGGCCGGAGAACCCGGCCGTCTCCGACCTCGACGCGATCGGGACCGACCAGCCGATCGTGCTGATCGCCGGCGACGGCCACCACGGCTGGCTCAACACGACCGCGCTGCACATGCTCGCGCTCTCGACCCGTGACAGCGTGGTCAGCGAGGCCGAGTGGTTCATGGCCTACGGACGCCTCGCGTCCGTGCTCGGCACCGACGGCACCGGGCCGGACGCCTACCGGCGCTCGATGGAGGCGGCCGCGGCCCAGGGCGTCGTCGGGCTCGTCGACCTCGAGTTCAGCGGCGGCGTCGCCGACTGGGCCGCGCGGTGGGCCGAGGGCGCCTCGCTCCTGAGGATCCGGCACGCCTGCTACGCCGACGGCCTCGACGACGTGCTCGCCCGCGGGCTGCGGTCGGGCGACCCGCTCGCCGACGACCCGCGCCTGACGATGGGGCCGCTGAAGATCATCAGCGACGGCTCGCTCAACACCCGCACCGCCTGGTGCTGCGAGCCCTACGCCGAGAAGGCCGTGCCCGGCGCCGAGGAGGGCCAGCCCAACCAGTCGCCGGACGAGCTCCGCGCGCTGCTCGCCCGGGCGGCGGACGGTGGGCTCGACGTCGCCGTCCACGCCATCGGCGACCGGGCCGTCACCGAGGCGCTGGCCGCCTTTGCCGACACCGGCGCCCGGGGCGGGATCGAGCACGTGCAGCTCACGACGCGCGACGACGTACGCCGGATGGCCGAGCTCGGCATCCGCGCGAGCGTGCAGCCCGCCCACCTGCTCGACGACCGCGACGTCACCGAGCGGCTGTGGCCCGGTCGGGCCGAGCGGTGCTTCCCGCTGCGCTGGATGCTCGACGCCGGCGTCGACGTGGTGCTCGGCTCCGACGCCCCGGTCTCGCCGCTCGACCCGTGGCTCGCGATCGCCGCGGCCGTCCACCGCTCCGGCGACGAGCGCGAGCCCTGGCACCCCGAGCAGTCGGTCACCGCCCGCGAGGCGCTCGCCGCCTCGACCGACGGCTGGGGCACGGTGGCTGCCGGCCACCCGGCCGACCTGGTGCTCCTCGACGCCGACCCCCTCGACGGAGCCTCCGACCGCGAGCACGGCCTGCGGCTGAGGGAGTTCGCCTCGCACGTCGCCGTGACCTGGGTGGCCGGCGAGGTGGCGTACTCCCGCGAGCCGCTGTAG
- a CDS encoding lysine N(6)-hydroxylase/L-ornithine N(5)-oxygenase family protein — protein sequence MTARATRIHDLLGIGLGPFNLGLACLADPIPGLDAVFLEAEPGFSWHPGMMLPDATLQVPFLADLVTLADPTSRFSYLAFLKDVGRLYPFYIRESFYPLRREYDDYCRWAADRLDSIELGERVVAVEHDGEAYVVRSATGRSWRARHLVLGTGTAPRIPFDVDGPALHSADYLARKDELLATGSITVVGSGQSAAEVYADLLAEQETHGFELGWVTRSPRFFPMEYTKLTLEMTSPEWSSYFQALPAPRRAEVQQGQAALSKGISSDTINAIFDELYRREATTGVETTLLTATEVTAARWDGRAYALDLRHTEQGTTGRMTTESLVLATGYAPRVPDFLDGVRDRIRWDEHGRFLAGGTFAVDHADSEVFVQNAEEHTHGFVAPDLGMGAMRNSVILAQVLGREPYPVEKRIAFQEWGIPDRFRHPDHRDEEAS from the coding sequence ATGACCGCCCGCGCGACGAGGATCCACGACCTCCTCGGCATCGGGCTCGGCCCCTTCAACCTCGGCCTGGCCTGCCTCGCCGACCCGATCCCCGGCCTCGACGCGGTCTTCCTCGAGGCCGAGCCCGGCTTCTCGTGGCATCCCGGGATGATGCTGCCCGACGCGACGTTGCAGGTGCCCTTCCTGGCCGACCTGGTCACCCTGGCCGACCCCACCTCGCGCTTCTCCTACCTCGCCTTCCTCAAGGACGTCGGCCGGCTCTACCCGTTCTACATCCGCGAGAGCTTCTACCCGCTGCGTCGCGAGTACGACGACTACTGCCGCTGGGCCGCCGACCGCCTCGACTCGATCGAGCTCGGCGAGCGCGTGGTCGCGGTCGAGCACGACGGGGAGGCGTACGTCGTCCGATCGGCGACCGGTCGCAGCTGGCGTGCCCGCCACCTCGTGCTCGGCACCGGCACCGCGCCGCGCATCCCGTTCGACGTGGACGGCCCGGCGCTGCACTCCGCCGACTACCTCGCCCGCAAGGACGAGCTGCTCGCCACCGGCTCGATCACGGTCGTCGGCAGCGGCCAGTCCGCCGCGGAGGTGTACGCCGACCTGCTGGCCGAGCAGGAGACCCACGGGTTCGAGCTCGGCTGGGTCACCCGCTCGCCGCGGTTCTTCCCGATGGAGTACACCAAGCTCACCCTCGAGATGACCTCGCCGGAGTGGTCGTCGTACTTCCAGGCGCTCCCGGCCCCGCGCCGCGCCGAGGTGCAGCAGGGCCAGGCCGCGCTGTCGAAGGGGATCAGCTCCGACACGATCAACGCGATCTTCGACGAGCTCTACCGCCGCGAGGCCACCACCGGCGTCGAGACGACGCTCCTCACCGCGACCGAGGTGACCGCCGCGAGGTGGGACGGGCGGGCCTACGCCCTCGACCTGCGCCACACCGAGCAGGGCACGACGGGCCGGATGACCACCGAGTCCCTCGTGCTGGCGACCGGCTACGCGCCACGGGTGCCCGACTTCCTCGACGGCGTCCGCGACCGCATCCGCTGGGACGAGCACGGTCGCTTCCTGGCCGGCGGCACCTTCGCCGTCGACCACGCCGACAGCGAGGTCTTCGTGCAGAACGCCGAGGAGCACACGCACGGCTTCGTCGCGCCCGACCTCGGCATGGGGGCGATGCGCAACTCGGTGATCCTCGCCCAGGTGCTGGGTCGCGAGCCCTACCCCGTGGAGAAGCGGATCGCCTTCCAGGAGTGGGGCATCCCCGACCGGTTCCGACACCCCGACCACCGGGACGAGGAGGCATCGTGA
- a CDS encoding serine/threonine-protein kinase — translation MSAPSRLGRYPVRRRIGSGAFATVWLAYDEHLDSPVAIKVLADNWIGDLHIRQRFLEEGRFLRKVESPHVVTVYDAGELDDERPYLVMAYADQGTLADRLELSALEPSQALTVIHQVGEGLAALHDRGVLHRDVKPANVLFRSIEHAKGSQVVAMVGDLGLGKAMDMSSRLTMVGGTPTYVAPEQALGEGLDPRADQFSLAALTYYLLSGRQPFQHTSLAAAENPTPPPPMGIDNPEAEAVVQKGLSKDRADRYDDVQCFTGALVEAMGGQVDEAPEAWMPVDPDLTESTPLDVTAGATDEDVRGAAQAPRRRWPLLVASVAVLAGGAGAGWAVERAATSERTIEDRTGTVAVTVPEAWTVQVDPEQWTPIEGQQEQPSIASGTRAGWNSATDPAPGVFVGLLPGEKLPTRVPQHGDCTGEPVGPIRDTEGGDESMTMTFTGCPGPGVTVERVVQVNASQLLWIQIRSNDRATANRVLDSVTTFGV, via the coding sequence GTGTCCGCTCCCTCGCGTCTCGGTCGGTACCCGGTGCGGCGTCGCATCGGGTCCGGGGCGTTCGCGACCGTGTGGCTGGCCTACGACGAGCACCTCGACTCGCCCGTCGCGATCAAGGTGCTCGCCGACAACTGGATCGGCGACCTCCACATCCGCCAGCGCTTCCTCGAGGAGGGACGCTTCCTCCGCAAGGTCGAGTCGCCCCACGTCGTGACCGTCTACGACGCGGGCGAGCTCGACGACGAACGCCCCTACCTCGTGATGGCGTACGCCGACCAGGGCACGCTCGCCGACCGGCTCGAGCTGTCCGCCCTCGAGCCGTCGCAGGCGCTGACCGTGATCCACCAGGTCGGCGAGGGTCTCGCCGCGCTGCACGACCGCGGGGTGCTGCACCGCGACGTGAAGCCCGCCAACGTCCTCTTCCGCAGCATCGAGCACGCCAAGGGCTCGCAGGTCGTCGCGATGGTCGGCGACCTCGGCCTCGGCAAGGCGATGGACATGTCGTCGCGGCTGACCATGGTCGGCGGCACCCCGACCTACGTGGCGCCCGAGCAGGCCCTCGGCGAGGGCCTCGACCCGCGCGCCGACCAGTTCTCGCTGGCCGCCCTCACCTACTACCTGCTGAGCGGTCGCCAGCCCTTCCAGCACACGAGCCTCGCGGCCGCCGAGAACCCGACGCCCCCGCCGCCGATGGGCATCGACAACCCGGAGGCCGAGGCCGTCGTGCAGAAGGGCCTCTCCAAGGACCGCGCCGACCGCTACGACGACGTGCAGTGCTTCACCGGCGCGCTCGTCGAGGCGATGGGCGGCCAGGTCGACGAGGCGCCCGAGGCGTGGATGCCCGTCGATCCCGACCTCACCGAGTCGACCCCGCTGGACGTCACCGCGGGCGCGACCGACGAGGACGTCCGCGGGGCCGCCCAGGCCCCTCGCCGCCGGTGGCCGCTGCTCGTCGCGTCCGTCGCCGTCCTCGCCGGCGGAGCCGGTGCCGGGTGGGCCGTCGAGCGGGCCGCCACCTCCGAGCGTACGATCGAGGACCGCACGGGCACGGTGGCCGTGACCGTCCCGGAGGCGTGGACCGTCCAGGTCGACCCCGAGCAGTGGACGCCGATCGAGGGGCAGCAGGAGCAGCCGTCGATCGCGTCCGGCACGCGTGCGGGCTGGAACTCCGCCACCGACCCCGCGCCCGGCGTCTTCGTGGGCCTCCTCCCCGGCGAGAAGCTGCCGACCCGCGTCCCGCAGCACGGCGACTGCACCGGCGAGCCCGTCGGGCCCATCCGCGACACCGAGGGCGGCGACGAGTCGATGACGATGACCTTCACCGGCTGCCCGGGACCAGGCGTCACCGTCGAGCGCGTCGTGCAGGTCAATGCCAGCCAGCTGCTCTGGATCCAGATCCGCAGCAACGACCGCGCGACCGCCAACCGGGTGCTCGACTCGGTCACGACCTTCGGCGTCTGA
- a CDS encoding GNAT family N-acetyltransferase, producing the protein MRLTLERLDPGRDLALLHAWVTHPRSVFWGMQDASAEQVLDEYVRIAADPHHEALLGRADGAPAFLMERYDPAHSPLAGLPELRAGDVGMHVLVAPTDTPVHGFTGAVMRRVMKACFADPSVRRVVVEPDARNHRIAALNEAVGFVVARHVQLPDKTAALSFCTRAAFHASTLGGAA; encoded by the coding sequence GTGAGGCTCACCCTCGAACGGCTCGACCCCGGCCGCGACCTCGCGCTCCTGCACGCGTGGGTCACGCACCCTCGCTCGGTCTTCTGGGGCATGCAGGACGCCTCCGCCGAGCAGGTCCTCGACGAGTACGTCCGCATCGCGGCCGACCCGCACCACGAGGCCCTGCTGGGTCGGGCCGACGGCGCGCCGGCGTTCCTGATGGAGAGGTACGACCCCGCGCACTCGCCGCTCGCCGGCCTGCCCGAGCTGCGCGCCGGCGACGTCGGCATGCACGTCCTGGTCGCGCCGACGGACACGCCGGTCCACGGCTTCACCGGCGCGGTGATGCGGCGGGTGATGAAGGCCTGCTTCGCCGACCCCTCCGTGCGCCGCGTCGTGGTCGAGCCCGACGCCCGCAACCACCGCATCGCCGCGCTCAACGAGGCGGTCGGCTTCGTCGTCGCCCGCCACGTCCAGCTGCCCGACAAGACCGCCGCGCTGAGCTTCTGCACCCGCGCGGCCTTCCACGCATCCACCCTGGGAGGGGCGGCATGA
- a CDS encoding RNA polymerase sigma factor — translation MYSGDGGAAATPDEIDELARLARDGDREAMEQLLGVVRPRVLNICRGVLPYSGDAEDACQEAMLNVATRIDSWGGRGRFTTWLHIVAVNSARTTYRRLKNLATPTDFEDGSHDRPDPRTTSVIAGTRLDLLEAMDTIGKDHPQYVEPLLLRDVYGLPYEEIATLVDAPLGTVKAQIHHGRKLARPLLRGER, via the coding sequence ATGTATTCGGGGGACGGCGGGGCCGCGGCGACGCCGGACGAGATCGACGAGCTCGCTCGTCTCGCGCGCGACGGCGACCGTGAGGCGATGGAGCAGCTGCTCGGCGTGGTGCGTCCGCGCGTGCTCAACATCTGCCGGGGCGTGCTGCCCTACTCCGGCGACGCGGAGGACGCGTGCCAGGAGGCGATGCTCAACGTCGCGACCCGGATCGACTCGTGGGGCGGCCGCGGCCGGTTCACCACCTGGCTGCACATCGTGGCGGTCAACAGCGCGCGGACGACCTACCGCCGGCTGAAGAACCTGGCCACCCCCACCGACTTCGAGGACGGCTCGCACGACCGGCCCGACCCCCGCACGACCAGCGTGATCGCCGGCACCCGGCTCGACCTGCTCGAGGCGATGGACACCATCGGCAAGGACCACCCGCAGTACGTCGAACCGCTGCTGCTGCGCGACGTCTACGGCCTGCCCTACGAGGAGATCGCCACCCTCGTCGACGCGCCGCTCGGCACGGTCAAGGCGCAGATCCACCACGGCCGCAAGCTGGCCCGGCCGCTGCTCCGCGGCGAGAGATGA